A portion of the Platichthys flesus chromosome 7, fPlaFle2.1, whole genome shotgun sequence genome contains these proteins:
- the gripap1 gene encoding GRIP1-associated protein 1 isoform X3, whose product MAMSQALSEEEFHRMQAQLLELRTQNYQLSDDLRKNTTELNAVRQKNVVLERDFVKAQKALNKSKKAQEVEALLSENEMLQGKLHSQEEDFRLQNSTLMTELSKLCTQIEQLEQENQELKEGGGASANPAPQNPASCPVDGELLRLQAENSTLQKKMKVLQERYDKELPQRQGNQSVSSETESAGANGISDVTARGEEPGAEGTNERLEQSEAQLQQTEKQIHELEMALNTEQEEKRLLKEQIHHLEASKQTEITKLQEEIAKLSDKLKKKQESFQRLQGEKEALYNDSRTKIDEINQRKEEDLKTLNVRIQKLQSDVMAANQSSTELREQLQSKEREHEVAVHTLRDQVANQSAVSQEQVDNILQENDALRTNLAALEQIQTVKTQEMNLMREQQEALTSELQQRRAEQESMLAQRDDLDSQLQESSFANRKLLEQLTEEGQEKDKLLRDLDEAKKTAEKRKSMLDDMAIQLSQEKSDHKEALSDLKLQHEKEVLGVRARYEKELRGLHEDKNRSEEEIRQQLRDEKARTKELEGLQPKVEELQAQVQSMEGTKGWFERRLKEAEENLEKNSLEHQEEIKQLQKDHTLQLEEKQSEMEGLNQQLVEVEKQREEHGDTIGKLKQEIKDTVDGQRILEKKGSAALKDLKRQLQLERKRADKLQERLQEILTNSKTRTGLEELVLSEINSPSRTQQTGDSSSVSSFSYRDMMKEAQPTSQNKSGGGSPQSQRPAELSDDEVGELFQRLAEVQQVKWMLEEKVKHLEVSCSSMAEDICRKSAIIETYVMDSRIDVSGSAVGGHGGHGGHGGHGGHGGSQGERGGLGSVLRDLVKPGDENLREMNKKLQNMLEEQLTKNMHLQKDLEVLSQELVRLSKETIPGGGATGSG is encoded by the exons gCTCAGCTGTTGGAGCTGCGGACTCAGAACTATCAGCTGTCTGATGATCTCAGGAAGAACACGACAG AGCTGAACGCCGTCCGTCAGAAGAATGTGGTCCTGGAAAGAGATTTTGTCAAAGCACAGAAg gctcTGAATAAGAGCAAGAAAGCTCAG GAGGTGGAAGCTCTGCTGAGCGAGAATGAGATGCTTCAAGGGAAACTTCACAGTCAGGAGGAAGATTTCAGGCTCCAGAACAGCACATTGATGACTGAACTGTCcaag ctgtgtACACAGATCGAGCAGCTGGAACAGGAGaaccaggagctgaaggagggaggaggagcctcTGCAAACCCTGCCCCTCAAAACCCCGCCTCCTGTCCTGTTGATGGAGAACTGCTCCGCCTCCAGGCCGAGAACTCCACCCTccagaagaaaatgaaag TCCTCCAGGAGCGCTATGACAAAGAGCTGCCGCAGAGACAGGGCAACCAAAGCGTTTCCTCAGAGACGGAGTCTGCTGGCGCCAACGGCATCTCTGATGTCACAGCGAGAGGGGAGGAGCCAGGAGCAGAGGGAACCAATGAGAGACTGGAACAG TCAGAGGCTCAGCTgcaacaaacagagaaacagatccATG AGCTGGAGATGGCACTGAAcaccgagcaggaggagaagaggctgctGAAGGAGCAGATCCACCACCTGGAG GCATCCAAACAGACTGAAATCACCAAACTGCAGGAAGAGATTGCAAAG ctctctgacaagttgaagaagaagcaggagag TTTTCAGCGTCtgcagggggagaaggaggctCTGTACAACGACAGCAG GACAAAGATCGATGAGATCAaccagaggaaagaagaggatcTGAAGACTTTAAACGTCCGCATCCAGAAACTGCAGTCAGATGTCATGGCAGCCAATCAG aGCTCAACGGAgctcagagagcagctgcagagcaaagagAGGGAGCATGAAGTGGCCGTGCACACTCTGAGAgaccag GTAGCCAATCAGAGTGCAGTCAGTCAGGAGCAGGTGGACAACATCCTGCAAGAGAACGATGCTCTGAGGACAAACCTCGCAGCTCTAGAACAG ATCCAGACGGTGAAAACGCAGGAGATGAATCTGATGcgtgagcagcaggaggcgctgaCGAGCGAGCTGCAGCAAAGACGCGCTGAACAGGAGAGTATGTTAGCTCAGAGGGACGACCTGGACTCCCAGCTGCAG gAGTCGAGTTttgcaaacaggaagttgttggAGCAGTTAACAGAAGAAGGACAAGAGAAGGACAAGCTGCTGAGAGACCTGGACGAGGCCAagaag acggcagagaagaggaagtcCATGTTGGATGACATGGCCATTCAGCTGAGCCAGGAGAAGTCCGACCACAAGGAGGCGCTGTCAGACCTCAAACTGCAGCACGAGAAGGAG GTCCTGGGGGTGAGGGCTCGGTATGAGAAGGAGCTCAGAGGACTCCACGAAGATAAGAATCGCTCCGAGGAGGAGATCAGACAGCAGCTGAGAGATGAGAAG gctcGTACCAAAGAGCTGGAGGGGCTCCAGCCGAAGGTGGAGGAGTTACAGGCTCAGGTTCAGTCCATGGAGGGAACCAAAGGATGGTTCGAGAGACGGCTCAAGGAGGCTGAG gagaACTTAGAGAAGAACTCGCTCGAACATCAGGAGGAgatcaaacagctgcagaaagACCACACACTTCAGCtggag gagaagcagtcagagatggagggactgaaccagcagctggtggaggtggagaaacagagggaggaacaCGGCGACACCATCGGAAAACTCAAACAG GAGATTAAGGACACTGTGGACGGTCAGAGGATCTTAGAGAAGAAGGGAAGTGCAGCG ctgaagGATTTGAAGcggcagctgcagctggagaggaagCGAGCGGACAAACTGCAGGAGCGACTTCAGGAGATACTGACCAACAGCAAGACGaggacag gtCTGGAGGAGCTGGTCCTCTCGGAGATCAACAGTCCCAGTCGGACTCAGCAGACCGGAGACtcgtcctccgtctcctccttctcctaCAGGGACATGATGAAGGAGGCTCAGCCGACCAGTCAGAACAAG tccGGAGGAGGAAGTCCTCAGTCCCAGCGGCCGGCGGAGCTCTCAGACGACGAGGTGGGGGAGTTGTTCCAGCGTCTGGCTGAGGTGCAGCAGGTGAAGTGGATGCTGGAGGAGAAG GTGAAACATCTGGAGGTGAGCTGTTCGTCGATGGCGGAGGACATCTGCAGGAAGAGCGCCATCATAGAGACATACGTGATGGACAGCCGCatag ATGTGTCGGGCAGCGCCGTCGGAGGCCACGGAGGCCACGGAGGCCACGGAGGTCATGGAGGTCACGGAGGCtcccagggagagagaggaggtctgGGTTCTGTCCTCAGGGACCTGGTGAAGCCGGGAGACGAGAACCTGAGGGAGATGAACAAGAagctgcagaacatgttggagGAGCAACTGACCAAGAACATGCACCTGCAGAAG GACCTGGAGGTTTTGTCCCAGGAATTAGTCCGTCTCAGCAAAGAGACCATTCCAGGAGGGGGTGCAACTGGGTCGGGATGA
- the gripap1 gene encoding GRIP1-associated protein 1 isoform X2, with amino-acid sequence MAMSQALSEEEFHRMQAQLLELRTQNYQLSDDLRKNTTELNAVRQKNVVLERDFVKAQKALNKSKKAQEVEALLSENEMLQGKLHSQEEDFRLQNSTLMTELSKLCTQIEQLEQENQELKEGGGASANPAPQNPASCPVDGELLRLQAENSTLQKKMKVLQERYDKELPQRQGNQSVSSETESAGANGISDVTARGEEPGAEGTNERLEQSEAQLQQTEKQIHGLSEKSVEKIVAKQAAIGWSAALCPITHCFGPELEMALNTEQEEKRLLKEQIHHLEASKQTEITKLQEEIAKLSDKLKKKQESFQRLQGEKEALYNDSRTKIDEINQRKEEDLKTLNVRIQKLQSDVMAANQSSTELREQLQSKEREHEVAVHTLRDQIQTVKTQEMNLMREQQEALTSELQQRRAEQESMLAQRDDLDSQLQESSFANRKLLEQLTEEGQEKDKLLRDLDEAKKTAEKRKSMLDDMAIQLSQEKSDHKEALSDLKLQHEKEVLGVRARYEKELRGLHEDKNRSEEEIRQQLRDEKARTKELEGLQPKVEELQAQVQSMEGTKGWFERRLKEAEENLEKNSLEHQEEIKQLQKDHTLQLEEKQSEMEGLNQQLVEVEKQREEHGDTIGKLKQEIKDTVDGQRILEKKGSAALKDLKRQLQLERKRADKLQERLQEILTNSKTRTGLEELVLSEINSPSRTQQTGDSSSVSSFSYRDMMKEAQPTSQNKSGGGSPQSQRPAELSDDEVGELFQRLAEVQQVKWMLEEKVKHLEVSCSSMAEDICRKSAIIETYVMDSRIDVSGSAVGGHGGHGGHGGHGGHGGSQGERGGLGSVLRDLVKPGDENLREMNKKLQNMLEEQLTKNMHLQKDLEVLSQELVRLSKETIPGGGATGSG; translated from the exons gCTCAGCTGTTGGAGCTGCGGACTCAGAACTATCAGCTGTCTGATGATCTCAGGAAGAACACGACAG AGCTGAACGCCGTCCGTCAGAAGAATGTGGTCCTGGAAAGAGATTTTGTCAAAGCACAGAAg gctcTGAATAAGAGCAAGAAAGCTCAG GAGGTGGAAGCTCTGCTGAGCGAGAATGAGATGCTTCAAGGGAAACTTCACAGTCAGGAGGAAGATTTCAGGCTCCAGAACAGCACATTGATGACTGAACTGTCcaag ctgtgtACACAGATCGAGCAGCTGGAACAGGAGaaccaggagctgaaggagggaggaggagcctcTGCAAACCCTGCCCCTCAAAACCCCGCCTCCTGTCCTGTTGATGGAGAACTGCTCCGCCTCCAGGCCGAGAACTCCACCCTccagaagaaaatgaaag TCCTCCAGGAGCGCTATGACAAAGAGCTGCCGCAGAGACAGGGCAACCAAAGCGTTTCCTCAGAGACGGAGTCTGCTGGCGCCAACGGCATCTCTGATGTCACAGCGAGAGGGGAGGAGCCAGGAGCAGAGGGAACCAATGAGAGACTGGAACAG TCAGAGGCTCAGCTgcaacaaacagagaaacagatccATG GCCTGTCAGAGAAGAGCGTAGAGAAGATTGTAGCTAAGCAGGCAGCGATAGGCTGGTCGGCTGCTCTCTGTCCAATAACTCACTGCTTTGGACCAGAGCTGGAGATGGCACTGAAcaccgagcaggaggagaagaggctgctGAAGGAGCAGATCCACCACCTGGAG GCATCCAAACAGACTGAAATCACCAAACTGCAGGAAGAGATTGCAAAG ctctctgacaagttgaagaagaagcaggagag TTTTCAGCGTCtgcagggggagaaggaggctCTGTACAACGACAGCAG GACAAAGATCGATGAGATCAaccagaggaaagaagaggatcTGAAGACTTTAAACGTCCGCATCCAGAAACTGCAGTCAGATGTCATGGCAGCCAATCAG aGCTCAACGGAgctcagagagcagctgcagagcaaagagAGGGAGCATGAAGTGGCCGTGCACACTCTGAGAgaccag ATCCAGACGGTGAAAACGCAGGAGATGAATCTGATGcgtgagcagcaggaggcgctgaCGAGCGAGCTGCAGCAAAGACGCGCTGAACAGGAGAGTATGTTAGCTCAGAGGGACGACCTGGACTCCCAGCTGCAG gAGTCGAGTTttgcaaacaggaagttgttggAGCAGTTAACAGAAGAAGGACAAGAGAAGGACAAGCTGCTGAGAGACCTGGACGAGGCCAagaag acggcagagaagaggaagtcCATGTTGGATGACATGGCCATTCAGCTGAGCCAGGAGAAGTCCGACCACAAGGAGGCGCTGTCAGACCTCAAACTGCAGCACGAGAAGGAG GTCCTGGGGGTGAGGGCTCGGTATGAGAAGGAGCTCAGAGGACTCCACGAAGATAAGAATCGCTCCGAGGAGGAGATCAGACAGCAGCTGAGAGATGAGAAG gctcGTACCAAAGAGCTGGAGGGGCTCCAGCCGAAGGTGGAGGAGTTACAGGCTCAGGTTCAGTCCATGGAGGGAACCAAAGGATGGTTCGAGAGACGGCTCAAGGAGGCTGAG gagaACTTAGAGAAGAACTCGCTCGAACATCAGGAGGAgatcaaacagctgcagaaagACCACACACTTCAGCtggag gagaagcagtcagagatggagggactgaaccagcagctggtggaggtggagaaacagagggaggaacaCGGCGACACCATCGGAAAACTCAAACAG GAGATTAAGGACACTGTGGACGGTCAGAGGATCTTAGAGAAGAAGGGAAGTGCAGCG ctgaagGATTTGAAGcggcagctgcagctggagaggaagCGAGCGGACAAACTGCAGGAGCGACTTCAGGAGATACTGACCAACAGCAAGACGaggacag gtCTGGAGGAGCTGGTCCTCTCGGAGATCAACAGTCCCAGTCGGACTCAGCAGACCGGAGACtcgtcctccgtctcctccttctcctaCAGGGACATGATGAAGGAGGCTCAGCCGACCAGTCAGAACAAG tccGGAGGAGGAAGTCCTCAGTCCCAGCGGCCGGCGGAGCTCTCAGACGACGAGGTGGGGGAGTTGTTCCAGCGTCTGGCTGAGGTGCAGCAGGTGAAGTGGATGCTGGAGGAGAAG GTGAAACATCTGGAGGTGAGCTGTTCGTCGATGGCGGAGGACATCTGCAGGAAGAGCGCCATCATAGAGACATACGTGATGGACAGCCGCatag ATGTGTCGGGCAGCGCCGTCGGAGGCCACGGAGGCCACGGAGGCCACGGAGGTCATGGAGGTCACGGAGGCtcccagggagagagaggaggtctgGGTTCTGTCCTCAGGGACCTGGTGAAGCCGGGAGACGAGAACCTGAGGGAGATGAACAAGAagctgcagaacatgttggagGAGCAACTGACCAAGAACATGCACCTGCAGAAG GACCTGGAGGTTTTGTCCCAGGAATTAGTCCGTCTCAGCAAAGAGACCATTCCAGGAGGGGGTGCAACTGGGTCGGGATGA
- the gripap1 gene encoding GRIP1-associated protein 1 isoform X1 — protein MAMSQALSEEEFHRMQAQLLELRTQNYQLSDDLRKNTTELNAVRQKNVVLERDFVKAQKALNKSKKAQEVEALLSENEMLQGKLHSQEEDFRLQNSTLMTELSKLCTQIEQLEQENQELKEGGGASANPAPQNPASCPVDGELLRLQAENSTLQKKMKVLQERYDKELPQRQGNQSVSSETESAGANGISDVTARGEEPGAEGTNERLEQSEAQLQQTEKQIHGLSEKSVEKIVAKQAAIGWSAALCPITHCFGPELEMALNTEQEEKRLLKEQIHHLEASKQTEITKLQEEIAKLSDKLKKKQESFQRLQGEKEALYNDSRTKIDEINQRKEEDLKTLNVRIQKLQSDVMAANQSSTELREQLQSKEREHEVAVHTLRDQVANQSAVSQEQVDNILQENDALRTNLAALEQIQTVKTQEMNLMREQQEALTSELQQRRAEQESMLAQRDDLDSQLQESSFANRKLLEQLTEEGQEKDKLLRDLDEAKKTAEKRKSMLDDMAIQLSQEKSDHKEALSDLKLQHEKEVLGVRARYEKELRGLHEDKNRSEEEIRQQLRDEKARTKELEGLQPKVEELQAQVQSMEGTKGWFERRLKEAEENLEKNSLEHQEEIKQLQKDHTLQLEEKQSEMEGLNQQLVEVEKQREEHGDTIGKLKQEIKDTVDGQRILEKKGSAALKDLKRQLQLERKRADKLQERLQEILTNSKTRTGLEELVLSEINSPSRTQQTGDSSSVSSFSYRDMMKEAQPTSQNKSGGGSPQSQRPAELSDDEVGELFQRLAEVQQVKWMLEEKVKHLEVSCSSMAEDICRKSAIIETYVMDSRIDVSGSAVGGHGGHGGHGGHGGHGGSQGERGGLGSVLRDLVKPGDENLREMNKKLQNMLEEQLTKNMHLQKDLEVLSQELVRLSKETIPGGGATGSG, from the exons gCTCAGCTGTTGGAGCTGCGGACTCAGAACTATCAGCTGTCTGATGATCTCAGGAAGAACACGACAG AGCTGAACGCCGTCCGTCAGAAGAATGTGGTCCTGGAAAGAGATTTTGTCAAAGCACAGAAg gctcTGAATAAGAGCAAGAAAGCTCAG GAGGTGGAAGCTCTGCTGAGCGAGAATGAGATGCTTCAAGGGAAACTTCACAGTCAGGAGGAAGATTTCAGGCTCCAGAACAGCACATTGATGACTGAACTGTCcaag ctgtgtACACAGATCGAGCAGCTGGAACAGGAGaaccaggagctgaaggagggaggaggagcctcTGCAAACCCTGCCCCTCAAAACCCCGCCTCCTGTCCTGTTGATGGAGAACTGCTCCGCCTCCAGGCCGAGAACTCCACCCTccagaagaaaatgaaag TCCTCCAGGAGCGCTATGACAAAGAGCTGCCGCAGAGACAGGGCAACCAAAGCGTTTCCTCAGAGACGGAGTCTGCTGGCGCCAACGGCATCTCTGATGTCACAGCGAGAGGGGAGGAGCCAGGAGCAGAGGGAACCAATGAGAGACTGGAACAG TCAGAGGCTCAGCTgcaacaaacagagaaacagatccATG GCCTGTCAGAGAAGAGCGTAGAGAAGATTGTAGCTAAGCAGGCAGCGATAGGCTGGTCGGCTGCTCTCTGTCCAATAACTCACTGCTTTGGACCAGAGCTGGAGATGGCACTGAAcaccgagcaggaggagaagaggctgctGAAGGAGCAGATCCACCACCTGGAG GCATCCAAACAGACTGAAATCACCAAACTGCAGGAAGAGATTGCAAAG ctctctgacaagttgaagaagaagcaggagag TTTTCAGCGTCtgcagggggagaaggaggctCTGTACAACGACAGCAG GACAAAGATCGATGAGATCAaccagaggaaagaagaggatcTGAAGACTTTAAACGTCCGCATCCAGAAACTGCAGTCAGATGTCATGGCAGCCAATCAG aGCTCAACGGAgctcagagagcagctgcagagcaaagagAGGGAGCATGAAGTGGCCGTGCACACTCTGAGAgaccag GTAGCCAATCAGAGTGCAGTCAGTCAGGAGCAGGTGGACAACATCCTGCAAGAGAACGATGCTCTGAGGACAAACCTCGCAGCTCTAGAACAG ATCCAGACGGTGAAAACGCAGGAGATGAATCTGATGcgtgagcagcaggaggcgctgaCGAGCGAGCTGCAGCAAAGACGCGCTGAACAGGAGAGTATGTTAGCTCAGAGGGACGACCTGGACTCCCAGCTGCAG gAGTCGAGTTttgcaaacaggaagttgttggAGCAGTTAACAGAAGAAGGACAAGAGAAGGACAAGCTGCTGAGAGACCTGGACGAGGCCAagaag acggcagagaagaggaagtcCATGTTGGATGACATGGCCATTCAGCTGAGCCAGGAGAAGTCCGACCACAAGGAGGCGCTGTCAGACCTCAAACTGCAGCACGAGAAGGAG GTCCTGGGGGTGAGGGCTCGGTATGAGAAGGAGCTCAGAGGACTCCACGAAGATAAGAATCGCTCCGAGGAGGAGATCAGACAGCAGCTGAGAGATGAGAAG gctcGTACCAAAGAGCTGGAGGGGCTCCAGCCGAAGGTGGAGGAGTTACAGGCTCAGGTTCAGTCCATGGAGGGAACCAAAGGATGGTTCGAGAGACGGCTCAAGGAGGCTGAG gagaACTTAGAGAAGAACTCGCTCGAACATCAGGAGGAgatcaaacagctgcagaaagACCACACACTTCAGCtggag gagaagcagtcagagatggagggactgaaccagcagctggtggaggtggagaaacagagggaggaacaCGGCGACACCATCGGAAAACTCAAACAG GAGATTAAGGACACTGTGGACGGTCAGAGGATCTTAGAGAAGAAGGGAAGTGCAGCG ctgaagGATTTGAAGcggcagctgcagctggagaggaagCGAGCGGACAAACTGCAGGAGCGACTTCAGGAGATACTGACCAACAGCAAGACGaggacag gtCTGGAGGAGCTGGTCCTCTCGGAGATCAACAGTCCCAGTCGGACTCAGCAGACCGGAGACtcgtcctccgtctcctccttctcctaCAGGGACATGATGAAGGAGGCTCAGCCGACCAGTCAGAACAAG tccGGAGGAGGAAGTCCTCAGTCCCAGCGGCCGGCGGAGCTCTCAGACGACGAGGTGGGGGAGTTGTTCCAGCGTCTGGCTGAGGTGCAGCAGGTGAAGTGGATGCTGGAGGAGAAG GTGAAACATCTGGAGGTGAGCTGTTCGTCGATGGCGGAGGACATCTGCAGGAAGAGCGCCATCATAGAGACATACGTGATGGACAGCCGCatag ATGTGTCGGGCAGCGCCGTCGGAGGCCACGGAGGCCACGGAGGCCACGGAGGTCATGGAGGTCACGGAGGCtcccagggagagagaggaggtctgGGTTCTGTCCTCAGGGACCTGGTGAAGCCGGGAGACGAGAACCTGAGGGAGATGAACAAGAagctgcagaacatgttggagGAGCAACTGACCAAGAACATGCACCTGCAGAAG GACCTGGAGGTTTTGTCCCAGGAATTAGTCCGTCTCAGCAAAGAGACCATTCCAGGAGGGGGTGCAACTGGGTCGGGATGA